Proteins encoded together in one Sylvia atricapilla isolate bSylAtr1 chromosome 2, bSylAtr1.pri, whole genome shotgun sequence window:
- the LOC136373643 gene encoding somatotropin-like, which yields MAPGSLFSPLAIAVITLGLQWPQEAATFPAIPLSSLFANAVLRAQHLHLLAAETYKEFERTYIPEDQRHTNKNTQVAFCYSETIPAPMKKDDAQQKSDIELLQFSLVLIQSWLTPVQYLSKMFTNNLVFGTSDRVYEKLKDLEEGIQALMRHLQDQSPWGPQILKATYEKFDIHLRSEDALLQNYGLLSCFKKDLHKVETYLKVMKCRRYGEGNCTI from the exons ATGGCTCCAG gGTCATTGTTCTCTCCTCTCGCCATCGCTGTGATCACTCTGGGACTGCAGTGGCCACAAGAAGCTGCCACCTTCCCGGCCATTCCCCTTTCCAGCCTGTTTGCCAACGCTGTGCTGAGGGCTCAGCACCTTCACCTCCTGGCTGCTGAGACGTACAAGGAGTTT GAACGCACCTATATTCCAGAGGACCAAAGACACACAAACAAGAACACTCAGGTGGCGTTTTGTTACTCGGAAaccatccctgctcccatgAAGAAGGATGATGCCCAGCAGAAATCA GACATTGAGCTGCTTCAGTTTTCCCTGGTTCTCATCCAGTCCTGGCTGACCCCGGTGCAGTACCTAAGCAAGATGTTCACAAACAATCTGGTTTTTGGCACTTCAGACAGAGTCTATGAAAAGCTAAAGGACCTGGAAGAAGGGATCCAAGCTCTGATGAGG cacctgcaggaccAAAGCCCATGGGGTCCCCAGATCCTCAAAGCCACTTACGAGAAATTTGACATCCACCTGCGCAGCGAGGATGCGCTACTGCAGAACTAtgggctgctctcctgcttcAAGAAGGACCTGCACAAGGTGGAGACCTACCTGAAGGTGATGAAGTGCCGGCGCTACGGAGAGGGGAACTGCACCATTTGA